A region of Solanum stenotomum voucher PI 320364 plastid, complete genome DNA encodes the following proteins:
- the rpl32 gene encoding ribosomal protein L32 translates to MAVPKKRTSTSKKRIRKNIWKRKGYWVALKAFSLAKSLSTGNSKSFFVRQTKINK, encoded by the coding sequence ATGGCAGTTCCAAAAAAACGCACTTCGACATCAAAAAAGCGTATTCGTAAAAATATTTGGAAAAGGAAGGGGTATTGGGTAGCATTAAAGGCTTTTTCATTAGCGAAATCTCTTTCTACCGGGAATTCAAAAAGTTTTTTTGTACGCCAAACAAAAATAAATAAGTAA